DNA sequence from the Fusobacterium periodonticum ATCC 33693 genome:
CTCTTAGCAATAGATGTAAGAGATAGATTTTCTTTAAGTTCAAGAGCAATAGTATACTTAAGATTATTAGATATATTAGAGTTATCACTGACAATATTTGTAGAAGGAGAGAAAGTTTTTTTACAATCTTTACAAATATATCTTTGTATAGTAAGCTCAAGTTCAATATTGTAATTTTGAATAGGAATATATTTAATTTTACGATGTCTTGAACCATTTTTAACAATATTTTTAGAATTACAATGAGGGCAAGTGCAGTAATTAGACTTAAGAAATCCTTTAAAAACTTTAATTCGATAATCCCCTTTTTGAGTAACTTGACAATATTC
Encoded proteins:
- a CDS encoding ISL3 family transposase, whose amino-acid sequence is MISLSLSNLIKNFLNIQDDNISFPEEEYCQVTQKGDYRIKVFKGFLKSNYCTCPHCNSKNIVKNGSRHRKIKYIPIQNYNIELELTIQRYICKDCKKTFSPSTNIVSDNSNISNNLKYTIALELKENLSLTSIAK